One part of the Amyelois transitella isolate CPQ chromosome 10, ilAmyTran1.1, whole genome shotgun sequence genome encodes these proteins:
- the LOC106134802 gene encoding synaptic vesicle 2-related protein, translating into MAAVNKSYDSTGDVDIELSDFKREKIMKTVYDYEEALDLTGHGKYNMGLLIACFVLITAMGIDIYGVGIIVTAATCDLRMSLEDIGVLSSMPFAGIIVMSYPWGYLSDTRGRKLALAWGMGGSFVAALLSSLAPNWQTLAALRFVSSAMSSVAESATYALLGECCTSRVRARYMLLVTSALMITPTIYYIWAYLIMKLDFSVPFLFVELRPWRLLTLIMALPLGLGAVMLYFFSESPKFLANVGRNKEAVEVLEKMFVKNGGKGDFTVKELFLDDDMKEEVGNFSLHSLYIQIAPLFKPPLLGRTFILYYLTFVVYIANNSFAIILPTIFNVFFTSYATSAADAGFCDLFAIGDTTVVDEVAQEVPVCKNTINDFTILAGCVHGLSFFILNAVISHCATRRKALTIAILTIAAIASLAVNNINQPIAGLVLFYVYLTTAMVFGVVSSYFVDLFPTSYRGMVACLGLMVGRLSAFSGTNVVSRSMSDHCPATMYGAAALVFSGVIAASFLPSDIIKTS; encoded by the exons atggctGCGGTCAATAAAAGTTACGATAGTACTGGAGATGTGGATATAGAATTGAGTGATTTTAAAAGAGAGAAGATTATGAAAACAGTTTATGATTACGAAGAGGCTTTGGATCTTACAG GTCATGGTAAATATAATATGGGCTTGCTGATAGCCTGTTTCGTCCTGATAACAGCAATGGGCATAGACATCTACGGAGTGGGGATCATAGTCACCGCAGCGACTTGCGACCTGCGCATGAGTTTGGAGGACATCGGGGTGCTCTCGTCTATGCCGTTTGCGG GTATTATAGTGATGTCATACCCCTGGGGTTACTTGTCGGACACTCGAGGTAGAAAACTGGCCCTCGCGTGGGGTATGGGGGGCAGTTTTGTGGCCGCTCTGCTTAGTAGCCTGGCACCAAATTGGCAGACCCTGGCTGCCCTCAGATTCGTCAGCTCCGCTAT GAGCAGTGTGGCCGAGTCAGCCACTTACGCGCTTCTTGGCGAATGCTGTACATCAAGAGTGAGGGCCAGATACATGTTGCTGGTCACCAGTGCCTTGATGATCACTCCGACTATCTACTATA TTTGGGCTTACCTCATCATGAAGTTGGACTTCTCAGTGCCGTTCCTATTCGTGGAGTTGCGACCTTGGCGTCTCCTGACCTTGATCATGGCATTACCTTTAGGCCTTGGTGCCGTTATGCTGTACTTCTTCAGCGAGAGTCCAAAATTCTTGGCCAACGTGGGCAGGAATAAGGAAGCTGTGGAGGTTTTGGAGAAAATGTTCGTGAAGAATGGAGGGAAAGGCGACTTTACT GTAAAAGAGTTATTTCTAGATGATGACATGAAGGAAGAAGTTGGGAACTTCTCACTTCATTCTCTGTACATACAAATTGCGCCTCTATTCAAGCCGCCACTGCTGGGGAGGACCTTCATATTGTACTACTTGACCTTCGTCGTTTACATAGC CAACAACAGCTTCGCGATAATCCTGCCAACGATATTCAACGTGTTCTTCACATCGTACGCGACCAGCGCCGCAGACGCAGGTTTCTGTGACCTCTTTGCCATCGGTGACACTACCGTTGTGGACGAAGTAGCCCAG GAAGTCCCTGTCTGCAAGAACACGATCAATGACTTCACGATCCTGGCGGGCTGCGTGCACGGCCTCTCCTTCTTTATCCTCAATGCCGTCATCTCCCACTGCGCCACCAGGAGAAAG GCGCTGACCATAGCGATCCTGACGATTGCTGCCATAGCCTCCTTGGCAGTGAACAATATCAACCAACCCATCGCCGGCCTGGTCCTATTCTACGTGTACCTTACCACGGCTATGGTCTTCGGGGTGGTGTCTTCATACTTCGTCGATCTATTTCCTACGTCATACAG aGGCATGGTGGCCTGTTTAGGCCTGATGGTGGGGCGGCTCAGTGCTTTCTCCGGGACAAATGTGGTCAGCCGGTCCATGTCTGACCACTGTCCGGCGACAATGTACGGGGCAGCCGCGCTGGTCTTCA GCGGAGTCATCGCAGCGTCATTTTTACCTTCAGATATCATCAAAACAAGTTGA
- the LOC106134807 gene encoding synaptic vesicle 2-related protein, which translates to MSSNRGYYKTEVEFDLADIRNKNLGTVNRSQKTYTYDEAIDMAGTGCYSYFLMLTSSLTLLSMCIDIFSFSVVVGGSRCEFPPLDVHQKSALMSMPFLGPVIMSYAWGYLSDTRGRRRCLSLGMWGSFIASSLVAFSPHYAVSGILKFISSSFCTCAQSTTYALLGESTSQRARGYFMLMVTGFLNMCFSSYIVPAFFILNAEFSFIVFGYNVLPWRVLALVLALPMGICGILLHFIYESPKFLANAGRKREAVEVLANIWRRNGKKGKYPVEILDFTEDPNISQRRSQPFLSSLRHQTAPLFQPPLLFRTLQLFYLTNIFYSISNSLTVWFPFIAESFFNGLHSSNEDTAQGLCLMIDQAKRVNSTAEVACTTAIDPNTVYGGLGQGLSYFAIMLVISTLASRKKMLMLSLLVISCFCGVASVLVPNNVVDFVMFFGLLLNNLCMGIVYSYFVDLYPTSYRGMVACLGTIVARSSSLIGINVIGVYFLEHCSITIYACTAYLFSGLLVSLFLPPDKPKKIQE; encoded by the exons ATGAGTTCTAACAGAGGCTACTACAAAACTGAGGTGGAATTTGACTTGGCTGATATAAGGAACAAGAATCTCGGGACTGTGAATAGATCACAGAAAACTTACACATACGATGAAGCTATCGATATGGcag GAACAGGTTGCTACAGCTATTTCCTGATGCTGACCTCAAGTTTGACCCTGCTGTCTATGTGTATAGACATCTTCAGCTTCTCAGTGGTAGTGGGGGGCAGCCGCTGTGAGTTCCCCCCCCTGGACGTGCATCAGAAGAGCGCGTTGATGTCCATGCCATTTCTTG GTCCAGTAATAATGTCCTATGCTTGGGGCTACCTATCAGACACCCGCGGACGTCGTCGCTGCCTATCCCTGGGTATGTGGGGCAGTTTCATAGCCTCCAGTCTCGTGGCCTTCTCCCCCCATTACGCTGTCAGTGGAATCTTGAAGTTCATCAGTAGCAGTTT TTGCACCTGTGCTCAGTCAACTACTTATGCCCTTTTGGGAGAATCAACTTCGCAGCGAGCTAGGGGCTACTTCATGTTGATGGTCACTGGCTTCCTAAATATGTGCTTCTCTTCATACATAG TTCCTGCCTTCTTCATACTCAATGCTGAGTTCTCCTTCATCGTCTTCGGCTACAATGTCCTTCCTTGGAGGGTTTTGGCACTAGTTTTAGCTCTTCCTATGGGCATCTGTGGAATCTTGCTGCATTTCATATATGAGAGTCCCAAGTTCCTAGCCAATGCTGGGCGGAAGCGGGAGGCTGTAGAAGTTCTGGCAAATATTTGGAGACGGAATGGAAAGAAGGGGAAGTATCCT GTAGAAATCCTGGACTTCACCGAGGATCCCAACATCAGCCAGCGTCGGAGTCAGCCCTTCCTCTCGTCCCTCAGGCACCAGACCGCGCCGCTATTTCAGCCCCCCCTGCTTTTCAGGACATTGCAGTTGTTCTACTTGACCAACATATTTTACAGCAT AAGTAACAGCCTGACAGTTTGGTTCCCATTCATCGCTGAATCATTCTTCAATGGCCTTCACTCCAGTAATGAAGACACAGCTCAGGGCCTCTGTCTGATGATAGACCAGGCAAAAAGAGTTAATTCTACTGCtgag GTGGCATGTACAACCGCTATAGATCCGAACACAGTTTACGGCGGTCTCGGACAAGGATTGAGCTATTTTGCCATCATGCTGGTCATATCAACTTTAGCATCCAG GAAGAAAATGCTGATGTTATCTCTACTAGTGATATCCTGCTTCTGTGGGGTTGCTTCCGTTCTCGTCCCCAACAACGTGGTGGATTTCGTCATGTTCTTCGGTCTACTCCTCAACAATCTGTGCATGGGCATTGTGTATTCTTACTTTGTTGACTTGTATCCGACTTCTTACAG AGGCATGGTCGCATGTCTGGGGACTATCGTGGCGCGCAGCAGCAGCCTCATAGGAATTAACGTTATTGGAGTTTACTTCTTGGAGCACTGCAGTATCACTATCTATGCATGTACTGCCTACCTGTTCA GTGGTCTACTGGTGTCACTTTTTCTGCCACCGGACAAACCAAAAAAGATTCAAGAATGA